Proteins co-encoded in one Salvia splendens isolate huo1 chromosome 4, SspV2, whole genome shotgun sequence genomic window:
- the LOC121801586 gene encoding protein RGF1 INDUCIBLE TRANSCRIPTION FACTOR 1-like: protein MGDIEDDDGSKWPPWLRPLLQSSFFGQCKVHAAAAHKSECNMFCLDCIDGPICSLCLNFHKDHRHIQIRRSSYHDVIRVGEIQKYLDIAGVQTYIINSAKIVFLNQRRRPQPRPGKGSATNTCCVCDRSLLDSFDFCSIGCKIVGTSKNFDKEKMRTDDGGASDSDESFESVNAASIRKQVVRIKVQGFTPSTPPQTAASKRRKGVPRRAPTGGLLLGY, encoded by the exons ATG GGCGATATAGAAGACGACGACGGCAGCAAATGGCCGCCATGGCTGCGGCCGCTGCTGCAGAGCAGCTTCTTTGGCCAATGCAAGGTGCACGCGGCGGCGGCGCACAAGAGCGAGTGCAACATGTTCTGCTTGGATTGCATCGACGGACCGATTTGCTCACTTTGCCTCAACTTTCACAAGGATCACCGCCATATCCAG ATAAGGAGATCGTCATACCACGATGTGATTAGAGTGGGGGAGATTCAAAAGTACTTGGACATAGCAGGGGTTCAAACCTACATTATCAACAGCGCCAAAATTGTGTTCCTAAATCAGCGCCGCCGCCCTCAGCCGCGCCCCGGCAAAGGCTCCGCCACCAACACCTGCTGCGTCTGCGATCGCAGCCTCCTCGATTCCTTCGATTTCTGCTCCATTGGCTGCAAG ATCGTCGGAACATCGAAGAATTTCGATAAGGAGAAGATGAGGACGGATGATGGTGGCGCCTCCGACTCGGACGAGTCGTTTGAGTCGGTGAACGCCGCCAGCATCCGCAAACAAGTTGTTAGAATCAAGGTGCAGGGCTTTACTCCGTCGACGCCGCCTCAGACCGCGGCGTCGAAGCGGCGGAAGGGCGTTCCTCGACGAGCTCCCACCGGCGGGCTTCTACTAGGATATTGA